In Methanocaldococcus sp. FS406-22, the genomic stretch GATATTATGCTCTATTGCATGCAATCCTCCAGCAATTCCGTATTAAAGTGATTAATGTTATTATAACCTTAAATAATAAATGATCTATCTAAGAGAATCTTATAAAGATGATTAGTATGGAAGAGGTATTTAAAGGCATTGAAAAAGAAATTATAAAGATTTACAGAATTCCAGAGAGGAAGGGTAGATTTTCCAATTTTAAATTTAAAAATAAAGAGGTTAATGAGCTAATTGATGCCTTAGGTTTTAAGCTATATTTACATCAAGTTAAAGCTTTAAAATACCTATACAACAAAAAAGATGTGGTTGTTACAACATCAACAGCAAGTGGAAAGAGTGAGATTTTTAGATTGGCAATATTTGACAACTTCTTATCAAATCCCAATGATAGGTATCTGCTGATATATCCAACAAGGGCATTGATAAACAACCAATATGAAAAATTCTCTATAGAGAACGAGCTATTTTATAAAATAGCCAATAAGAGAGTTAAGGCAGAGATATTAACTGGGGATGCCAGTTTAGAGAAAAGAAGAGAGATTTTAAAGGATAAGCCAAATGTTTTATTTACAACTCCAGATATGCTTCACTATCAGATATTAAAAAACCATTCAAGTTATTTATGGCTTTTAAAGAATTTAAAGCTCTTAGTTGTTGATGAACTCCATGTTTATAGAGGAGTTTTTGGAACAAACATGGTTTATGTTTTTAAGAGATTGCTAAAGTTGTTAGAGAGGTTAAATAATAATTTGCAGATACTCTGCCTCTCTGCAACTTTAAAAAACCCAAAAGAGTTTGCCAAGCTGTTGTTTAATAGAGATTTTGAGGTTGTTGATAAAAGCCATAATCCTTCATCAAGGAAGTATTTAGCTATTTTAGAGCCAAAGAATTTAGATAACAAGCAGTTGTTGAGGAGATTGGTAGAGAACTTAGTAGATAACAATATAAAAACCCTCGTATTCTTTGATACAAGGAAAGAGACAGAGAAGTTAATGAGATTTTTGCTAAATTCTAAGGTATTTGATAAGCTCTCTACCTATAAAGGCACTCTGCCAAAGTATGTTAGGGAGGAAATAGAGGAGAAGTTTAAAAATGGAGAGATATTGGCTTTATTAACAACAAATGCATTAGAGTTGGGAATTGATATTGGAGATTTAGATGCTGTTATAAACTATGGTATTCCACCAGATGGCATCTTTTCATTAATTCAGAGGTTTGGTAGGGCTGGAAGAAGAGATAGGGAGGCATTAAACATCATAGTTTTAAGGAAGGACGGTTTAGATTATTATTACAAGGAGCATTTAAATGAGCTTTATGAGAGGATTAGGAAGGGAATCATCGAGTATATGCCAGTAAATGTAAAAAATAGATTCGTTGCTAAGAAGCATCTGCACTATTTAATCTCTGAATTAAAAATAGTAGATTTTGATGAATTTGATGACTTTGAGAAAGAGATAGTTAAAGAGCTTGAGAAAGAGGGCAAAGTAAAGGTTTACAAAAACCCAATAACCAATAATATAGAGGTAAAAAGCATAAAAGAGCCAATTTATTCATCAATAAGAACTGCAAGTGATGAGAGCTATTATTTAGTTTTAGACAAACCATGGATAAAATTTAAATTGCTAAATAAAACCCAAAGTGAGATTTTGAGATTTATAAATTGGCTTAAGATTAAGGGCTATGTTGTTGAAGAGGTTGATAAGGATGAGTATTACCGCTCTTTAATTACTGGGATGCCTTATTTTTCAAGAGGGAAGCTGTTTATAGCTAAGGATAAGATAGGCATTGGTAAATTTCACTTTATATTTGCCGATGAGCTAAATATGTTTTGGGATGTGGAAGCACTGCAGAAGAAAGAGGAAGAGATTGATATATTGGATATTTATGACAAAAAGAGTTATGGAGATGTAGAGATTTACTATGGAAGATTGAGAGTTAGGAAGATTTATGAGGGCTTTATTGTTAGAGGAGTTGATGTTGATAAATACTATCAAGAACTATTAGCCTTAAAAGATAAAGGCATCTTAGATGCAGAGATTGAGCTTTTTAAGGACTTCTTTGGTTTGAATTTTATAAGTGTTAAGTTTAACAAAGAGGTTGTTAGAGACTTTGAGACGGATGGAATTTGGTATGTATTTCCAGAGTATATTAGGGAGGTTGCAAATGAAGAGTTTTTTGAGTTCTTAGACAAGATAGAGGAGGATGATTTGGCTATCTCAATCTATATGGATAAAAAACTTAGCAGAAAGGAACTGTTTCCAATTTATTTAGGAGCTACCACCCATTATATAAAGAATGTGATTAAAAATAGAGTTAAAAAGCATTTAAATGTTAAAAAAGACACCAAAAAGGTTGAAGAGCTAACTTATAAGATAAAAAAACTTATTGACAGCAAGGACGGAATTGCTGGAGGATTGCATGCAATAGAGCATAATATCATAAAAATAACTCCAATCTTTACCTATATAGACAGCAGAGAAATTGGTGGCTATAGTTATGAGAGATTTAGTAGGAATCCATTTAAAGATAGGGCTGTTATATTTATCTATGATGGAAATGAGGGTGGTTTTGGATTGGCAGAGATTTTATATGAGAACGCTGAAAAACTGCTTAATAAAAGCTTAGAACATTTAAAAAACTGCAATTGCATAGACGGATGTCCTCTCTGTATTTATTCAACAAAATGTGGAACGTTTAATGAGTTTTTAGATAAATGGCAGGCAATAAGGATTTTGGAGAAGCTACTTAATTAAAAAAGGCTAAGTGTATATGAAATAAAATAATGTTGTTGTGGTGATAGCTTTACTAATACAAGATTTAAAATTAGTTTTTTAACATTTTTAAAAGAACTTCAACGGCTTCATCTAATGTAACAGGTATTTCATCTATACTACAACCCATATTCTTCAATTTAATAAAAAGCTTAGATATTTCAGGAACATCCAAATTTAACTCGTCTAAATTTAATGAAAACAAATCCTTTACTTTCCCTTCGAATATAACTCTTTTGTTCAATACATAGCACCTATCTGCCAAGCATGCTAAATTTATATCATGAGTAACTAAAACTACAGTTTTTCCATTATCTTTAAATGATTTTATTAAACCAATAATTTCAGCTCTGCTCTTTGGGTCTAATGCCGATGTCGGTTCGTCCATTAAAATAACTTCTGGTTCAATAGACAATATACAAGATATTGAAACCTTTTTCTTCTCTCCACCACTTAAATTGTAAGGATGTCTATCCTTTAAATGATAAATTTTCATATCTTTTAATGTTTTATCTGTAACTTCTATTGCCTTTTCTTTTGAATATAGGTGGAGAGGAGAGAAAGCCACCTCATCCCAAACAGTTGGATTGAAAAGCATGACATCAGGATTTTGAAAAACAAATCCAACTTTCCTTCTGAATTCTTTCATCAGGTTTTTATCTCTTAATATTTCGTCAGTTAATTTTTTACCTTCAAAATAAACTTCTCCCTTATCTGGAAACACCAATCCATCTAGAATTTTTAATAATGTGGTTTTACCTGCCCCATTTGGTCCTAAAATGGCCACTACCTCATTTTTGTATATATTTAGACTCACATTATCTAAAGCAATAGAACCATTGGGGTATCTATATGAAACTTCAGCAAGTTTATATATTTCTTTCATAGTATCCCTCTATCAAATAATACAAGTAAAGCAGTGGTAATTATTGAAAATAACAAAAATATGATATCTTTCATTTTAATCTCTTCTCTGTAAATATGCTTTATCTCTCCACTATACCCTCTCGAAAGCATTGCATAATATGTATCTTCTCCCATTTCATAAGTTTTTATAAATAATGCTCCAATGGCTTTTCCTGCTTCTTTCCAACTTTCTACCATTCCCAATTTATTAATAACTCTTGATTTTCTTGAATACATCATATCTAATACAAAATTTAGGAGTAGGAATATATACCTATAAGCAAGGTTCGTTATAGTGATAACAACCTCTGGAACTCCTAATTTATGTATAGCAGAGGTAACTTTATTCCACTGTGTTGTTATAGGAATGAGAACTGCAAATGACACACAGGTTGCTACCCTTAAGGTAAAGGTTATAGCATATAATATTCCCTCATAGGTAATAGAAATATGAGGGGTATTTAAAATAACAAAAATATCTTTTCCTGGAGTTACAATATTAAACATCACTGGAATGACAATTATTCCAGCAAAAATTGGGATAAAAATATAGACTCTCTTTAAATATAGGGTTATGGGAATATTAGACAAATATGCAAGCAGCAATGCGATGAAATTAAATATAATCAAAGTTGAAATATGCTTAGATAGGACACTTCCAATAAGAAACACAACTAACGCTATTATCTTTACCCTACTTTCTATATTCTGTAAAAATCCCGGTGTTCTTGTGTATTTTTCAAAAAATATACTCTCATTTAAATATTTTATTACATGCTCAATAGTTTTATCAAACAACTTATTGTTCATATTTTCACGAATAATTTTTTTAGTTTTTGCTTCATGGTTAAAATCCTAGGTAATTATGTAATGTAGTATAATACTATAAAAGCTATAAAAGTTATTATAATCAATCATTCTAAAAATAAAATAATAGGAGACAGATATAATAAAATTAAAAGAGCAAAAATTTAACCTGTAGACGCCTTTGGATTTACAATTTTAACCAAAGCATAATAACTTCCAACACATAGTATTACTCCAACTATTGCAGATATTATATATCCAATTGATGCGTGAAGTTTATCGTCCCATCCTGGAATATCATAGTCTGGAAGAGGAGCATAACTCCAAATATCAGCTAAATGGAGTAATCCACTAACTTTGTCTTCCCCCACTTTTTCAGCAAGTTCACTGGGGTCCCATTCTCCCCATGCATCCCCATAATTCCATACTAATAATATCCCAAGAGGACAAAGAATTATCATAGCAATAATTACGTAAAGAAATTTTTTAACTAAGGGGTCTTGCCAGTTCATGCGTTCACCCCACTAACTTGTTGTTCTTTTGATGTGAATAAATCTGGTCTTACTTTCTTCACATACCAAACAACTATTGCAGTAACCACCGCTGCTGCAGGCCCTGCTGTTACTAAGTGAGCAAATGCCATCGCTGGAACTGAAACAGTGAATGGATATGGACAGTAACCTGGTTCTATAAATGGCTGTAATCCAAACTCAAAGCCTGCAACAATTGCTGCTGCAACAATTCCAACATATGCTCCAATACCACTTGCAATTACTTCTCCAACTTTATCTTTCAAGAACTTATAAACATAATAACCAACAAATGGTAAAACAACACCCATATTAAAGCAATTAGCACCAATACATGTAATTCCTCCATCTCCAAAGAATATTGCCTGTATAACTAAAACAATAGATATTGCTATTGTTGCTATCCATGGATTATCCATCAATATTGCTATCAATGTTCCTCCAACCATGTGAGCTGTTGTTCCATCTGGAACTGGAAGGTTGAACATCATAACTAAGAAAGAGAAAGCCGTCAAAACCCCCAACAATGGCAACTTTCTTGGGTCTAACTTTTTAAGCTCTAAAATACTCTTATACCATAGTGGTATCATTATCAGATAGAAAATGGCACATGTTATTGGGCCAAGGTAGCCATCTGGTATGTGCATGGTTTCACCTTTTATATATTATTATTAAGTTGCATTAACATCATACTTAATATTTGTAATATTATTTAAACTTTTTTGTTTAAAAGTTATTAAAAATTTTTTGAATTTAGGTAAAAAGATATTACATAAAATTAAAATTAAAGAAATTGAATTACTAAATCTTATTTTAACGAGATTTTTAATATTTGAAGATTATAAGCTTTAAGATTGTTTGATTATAGAACTTCCGTAGGAGTAAATTTTTGTTGAATAAATAATGTCGGCATCAAAATACCACATTCAATATAATTCAATAATATAAACTGCAGAGGTCTATGTTACATGGAATGTGATATCATGAACTGGATTGAAAAATACCTAAAAATATTACAATGTCCATACTGCAGAGGGGATTTACATTTAGATAAGGATAAAAATAAGTTGGTATGTAAGAGATGTAATAGAGTTTATGATATAGTTGAGGACATTCCTATACTGCTAAGATATTGAGGGATAGAATGAGGTTGTTTTTAGCAATTGATATCCCAAAAGAGATAAAAGAAGAAATAGCTAAGTTTCAGGAGCAATTTAAAATGAAAGGGATAAAGTTGGTTGAAAAAGAGAACTTACATATAACAGTTAAATTCTTAGGAGAGGTTGATGAAGAAAAATTAAAAGAAATATTGGATTTAGATTTATCAATCCAGCCAATAAAGATAAAGTTAAAAACCTTAGGAACATTCCCAAACTCTAACTACATAAGAGTTATATGGATTGGAGCTTATAACAATAATCTTGTAGAGATTTTTAAAGAAATTGATAAAAAACTATCAAATTTAGGTTTTAAAAGAGAAAGGGAATATATCCCTCATTTAACAATAGGTAGAGTTAAATTTATTGACAACAAGAAAAAATTAAAGGATAGGGTTGAAAAATACAAAGATATTGACTTTGGAGAGTTTGAGGCAAGGCATATAAAGCTCTATAAATCAACCCTAACACCAAACGGGCCAATCTATGAAGTGATAAAAGAGTGGTAGCAATGAATGAAAATCAACAAAAGATACACTATATTATCAACTTATTAACAAATGGGGATAAAAAGAAGTGGGTAAAGCAGACAGTTTTATTTGCTCTCATTTATTATTTTATAAAGTTAAATGTCTTTAGGGGTTATGACTATGCCCCAACTCCATTTATGTGGGAGGATGAGATAAAGTTTATAAACATCTCCTATGAGGCAATAAATGATTTAAATTTTCTCTTAGATAATAATTATTTAAATGAAATTCTATTATCAGTTAGGGGCTTGAATGAGTTTATTGTTGGATACAGCATTGGTAGAAAGATAGATTATAATTTCAGCCAAAAAGATAAAGAGATTATTGATAACACGTTGTTAGAGGATGAAAAATTAAAAGAAATTCAAATAACAAAAAATGGGATAATAATAAAGTCAAAAAATGAAGAAATAAAGATAAATATTACAAAGATTGATAAAATTAGCTATAAATCAAAAAGCCACATAATGAAGGTATCATTATGGGATTCAAATATTTAAAAATAAAAAATCCAAAGGTAATTTTAACTGAGTGGATTCCCTTTGGAAAAAACTACATGACAGAGTTTATAGATAGGATTACATTGAAAGAGTATCAAAGAAAAAGAATAAAATACTTTACCGCATCAGAGGAAAGAGATATAAGATATAAAGCGGTTTTTGAAACATCCGATTATCAAACAACAGTAAATATCATTGAATTTATTCCAGAGACATCTGTGAAGTTTACAGCTGAAATCATTGGAAATGGGAAAAAAGATGTTTTTATATATGTTGATTATCTTGGAAGATGTATCTATGCCTCTGAAATAACCAAAGCTGGAGATGAAGAGGAGATTATAAGCTTAGATAATCTTTCGTTTGTAATTCCTGACTTAATCTTAGATTCCTCAAGGATTATGTCTCATTTAATCGCCCCTCCACAAAGATATCTGTTAGAAACTCTCTATGGGGAAATAAAGGTATATAAGCACGTTACTGTTTTAACAGAAACAGCCATTAGTATAGATGAAAACACGTTAGTAGAGATTAGTCAAGTTATTGGGGCTGTGAAAAATATCCTTGAGATAGATGATGGAGTAATAATCTTTGGCGACTTTGGAATATTCATTTCCAATCCAAACCCAGAGAAGTTTGAAAAATTTATCTATTATTATCCATTTATAAGGAGTATTACTGGGGTTTCGAGGGATTTGTTTTTTAAACTTAACAATATAGCCTCTAAGTTGGAGGTTATAAGTAACAATCTTGAGTCGGGGATAGATTTAGATGATATAACTGAGATTAGAGGGGAGTTGAGTAGGATAGATAGGGAATTGGCAGTAATAGAAATTGTCTGTGGATATTTAAAAGAAATTATAGAGTTTTTAAACTCCTCATATCCTCCAAACTTTGGGGACTTTGATTTAATGATTTTGGAGAAGGTTGAGGCAGAGAGAAAATTAAAACGCCTTATTTATAGAATTGCAGAGATAGAGAACATTTTAGCAAGTAACAGCAGTTTAGCAACAAGCTTAACAAGATTATTAACAACAATATCTGAAGATTTAGAGAGAAAGATAGCCAATCAATTGGCTGAAAATACAAAATACCAAGTGGCACTTGGAGAGGCTATGGAAGTTTTAGAAATTGGGATTTTTGGAGTCTATGCCTTAGAAGCAGCTCATATCTTATTATTGACTTCTGGAAAAGATGAAATACTCCACCACATTAAAATATTTGGGTTTCCATTGGAATTTTGGATAATATTGACTGTTACAATCCTTGGAATTTATGTTGGAAAAATTGTGATTGAATACAGAAAAAAGAAAGTTTTAAGAGAATAAATCATCATCTCCAAAGGCATTTTTTTCAATATCATCTTCTTCCACAATACCTTTATCGTTATTTCTACCTGTTAATATTTCATCAATCCTTAAATCCTCTCCCCCATAAATTCCGTCAAATTTATCTATCTTAACAATTGCAGGAACTTTAATGCAAGGGCCTAAAATTATCGCCTCTCCAATATTTAAACTTGTTAATTGTTTTATTAAATCCTCACTTAAATTTTCTGATGCCATTTGAACGTGTTTCTGGTCTGTTGGCTCAATAAGCTTAGATATTATTAAATTAGAGCATTGAGAGAGAGTTTCAGCATCTAAGGTTTTAGGTCTTTGGGAAACTAAGCAGAGACCAACACCAAACTTTCTTCCCTCTCTCGCTATTCTGCTTAGATGATACTTAGCCCTTGTCTTTCTACTCTGTGGAGCTATTAAGTGAGCTTCCTCAAAAATCATGAATATAGGCTTAGCTCTGTGTCTTCCTTCATTAATAATAATCTTTTTTCTATTGTCTAAAACCTCTTTTGCTATGTAGGACACAACAATATCAACCGCATTTTCATCTAACTCTTCCATTGGTATTATATTTATATGGCATCTTCTGATTTCATTTACTGGATTGTAGTGGAGGGTTATGAGTTTTTTCCTAAACTGTAGCATATTTTCCAATCTAAATATTGCCGTTTGAATACTTCCAACATCTTTTTTAAAATCCTCGTTGTCCATATAACTTCTTAATTTTTCAATTATTGCTTTAACATACTCTTCAGCATCCTTAAAATCTTTTTCTTCAAACTTTTCTTTAATTTCTTTAACTGCTCTTGCAACATAAGGTCTCTGTTTTGTTGCTTGCGGGTCTATCCCTGCCAAATCACATAAATCGTCAGCATCTATATGATAGATGTTTATTTTTGGTTCAATAATATGTTTTCTCAAATTCTCACTGTTGCAATATATATCCCTATACTCCCCATGCATATCAAAAACTAACACTGCCCCCTCTCCATTTTTATAATCCATCAATTTATTTAGCTCTCTTAACAAAACAGCTACTGTATTTGACTTCCCCATTCCAGTCATTGCCAATATAGCTAAATGTCTTGTCCATAATTTATTTACATCTAATTTGACTTCAACATCATCTCTCGTAACTAAATGTCCAATCTTTAAATGTCCCTTGCCAAACACTTCTTTCAATATTTCATCATCTGCCCTGTAAATTGGAATTCCTGGTTTTGGAGGGATTCTTGGCAACTTTAAAGCCCCATCTTTATTTAATTCTTTAATATCTCCTAAAACCTTTATCTTCCCTAAAATGTAGTAGGATGAATTATCTTCAAACTCTCTAATCTTCTCTAAATGCTCTATGCTTAAAATATCTTCTAAAGCCATATTTCCTTGGATAGTGCTTTCTACCATTCCCAATAATTCAGAGTTATCATAGTTTATCTTAACATAATCCCCAACTTTTGGAGCTTCTTTAGCCAAAAATGTTAATTCATCAATCCTTGTTTCTCCTATTGTATAACCAATAATCTCATTTTCCATTTAATCACCGGATGTATTGTCTATTACTTTTATCTTTAAATTATTGTCTCCGTTTTCTTCTTTACTTCCCTCATTTTCTTCTTTTTCCTCTTCCTCTAATTCATCTTCGTTAATTATAATCCCTCCTTTTGTTCTTGGAGCAATGTCTTTAATTATCTTCATAATGTCCTCATTCTCATCAGCCAATATTTTAACAAATATCCCTCCGTGTGTGTCTATGTCAAAATTCACAGCCCCTACATAAGCGGCTTGTTTATTCAAATAGAATTTTGTTGCATTTTCTGTCATTCCTTTCTCTAAAACTAACCTTGCAGCATCCAATATTGCTTGGCTTCTTAAAAGCTCTTTTAACTTCTCCACACTCTTAGTTTTTCCTTCCCATTTTCCAAACTCGTTATCTTCTTTAATAAAGTTTAATTTTGCTCTTGGGAATATATTTAATATAGCTTTTTTAACTTTATATTTGTCTTCAGTTGGTTTTACTTTTGCTTTAATAATCACTTCCATCATCTCACCCTTAGATTACTTAGGTGAAACCGAAGCTTTAGCTTCGACTACAAAACCATTAAAAGGTTTTCATATAGTTTTTTCTAAAGTTTCTTTCAAAATGTTTTACAAAAAACTATAAATAATTTTTTCATCATATTTAATTATTTCTTATATTCGATTATTCTATTTGATTGATTATAAAAATCTTTATATACTATCTTAATATTTACTTTATTCAGAAAATTTTGAACATTCAATACCAAAAATTTATATTAAAAAAGATAGGAGGTGTATATAAATGGAAGTTTTTAATTAAGTGTCGGTTATCATATCAAGATTAAAGGGGGATAATATCATGAAAGAAGATGTAAAAAGAATTATTATTGAGCTGTTTTCTGAACTTGCAAAGATTCATGGGTTAAACAAATCTGTAGGGGCAGTTTATGCAATTCTCTACTTATCTGATGAGCCATTAACAATCTCAGATATCATGGAAGAACTAAAGATTAGTAAAGGAAATGTTAGCATGTCTCTAAAAAAACTTGAAGAACTTGGATTTGTAAAAAAGGTTTGGATTAAAGGAGAGAGAAAGAATTATTACACTGCTGTTGATGGTTTTATTTCCATGAAAGACATTGCTAAGAGGAAATATCAACTTATTAAAAAAGCCTATGAACAATTAGAAGAATTAGGGGATAAAGATGATAAAATAAAGAAGACTATAAAACATCTGTCAAGAATGAAAAAAATTTCAGAGCGAATTTTAGAATTATTTGATGAACTTGAAAAAGAGAATATGAAAAATATCAAATAAGGTAGATAAATATGTTAAAAGAAATTTTAAGAAAGATTGGGGAATTCTCTGCAAAAAAACCACTTCTTGTAATATTAATAGTCATTATAATAAGCATATTTGCCGCGTCTTATATTCCACATATAAAGAAGCAGACATCCTATGAAAAGATGCTTCCACAAAATCTTGAACCTGTAAAAGAACTTTATGAGGTTAGAGACGAATTTGGAGGGACAGATGTTGTCGAAATAGCGGTTAAGATAGTGCCTTCAGATTGTAGTGATAAAGTAGTGGATATTAGGGATCCAAGGGTGCTAAATGCTGTTAAAATGCTTGAGGAAAATTTAAAGTCGGTAGATGGAATAACACGAGTTTCTTCCCCAGTTGACGTATTGATAAAGTTAAATGGTGGAACTGTCCCTCAAAGTATAGATACAGTTAAAAAACTACTAAGAAAAATTCCAGAGTCAGAAAGAGAGCAGATGTTTAACAAAGACTATTCTATGATGGTTATTACCGCATTTACTGATGTTGGAGGTGATGAAAAAAAATGTGATGCCTTGTATAAAGCAGTTAATGAAAGAATAAAAGAAACTCCCTGGCCACCAGGAGTTGAGGCGGTTCAAACAGGTTCCATTGCTTTAAGAGCCATACTTGGGGATTTAATGAATGAAAGTCAGGAGATAACAACTTCAGTAGCATTTTTAGCTATAATGTTAATCATAATACTACACTTCAAAAGGATTACTTCTGTTATTATATTGACTCCACTGGTCTTTTCTCTCATATGGACTGGTGGATTTATGGGATTAGTGGGCATACCACTCGATATGGCTACTTCAGCAGTAGGTTCATTAGTTTTAGGTTTAGGGATTGATTATGGGATATACTTTGGAAGCAGATATAATGAAGAAAGAGAAAAAGGAAAAAGTCCAGAAGATGCAGCAATAATAACGGTTACATATGCAGGTTCTTCAGTTTTAGCAAGTGCAGCAACTACAGCGGCAGGACTACTTTCTCTAACTATAGCCCCATTACCAATGATGGCAAATCTTGGAAAAGTCTGTGCTGCAGGTATTATATTCTGTTGTATATTGACGATATTCTTCTTACCGGCTGTTTTAGTGCTTGAGGATAAATACATCTTGCCAATAATTGCAAGAATAAAAACCAAATTAT encodes the following:
- a CDS encoding RND family transporter, with the protein product MLKEILRKIGEFSAKKPLLVILIVIIISIFAASYIPHIKKQTSYEKMLPQNLEPVKELYEVRDEFGGTDVVEIAVKIVPSDCSDKVVDIRDPRVLNAVKMLEENLKSVDGITRVSSPVDVLIKLNGGTVPQSIDTVKKLLRKIPESEREQMFNKDYSMMVITAFTDVGGDEKKCDALYKAVNERIKETPWPPGVEAVQTGSIALRAILGDLMNESQEITTSVAFLAIMLIIILHFKRITSVIILTPLVFSLIWTGGFMGLVGIPLDMATSAVGSLVLGLGIDYGIYFGSRYNEEREKGKSPEDAAIITVTYAGSSVLASAATTAAGLLSLTIAPLPMMANLGKVCAAGIIFCCILTIFFLPAVLVLEDKYILPIIARIKTKLLGK